The following coding sequences are from one Eucalyptus grandis isolate ANBG69807.140 chromosome 11, ASM1654582v1, whole genome shotgun sequence window:
- the LOC104424390 gene encoding protein DETOXIFICATION 49, which yields MCQQTCPPLLCKCENIKKSSYLLSVEDQEVNTPDQEVNTPLVLKASPAPPQPPNSTRFPLAQAVEEARSICRIALPMILTGLLLYSRCMISMLFLGRLGGLTLAGGSLAIGFANITGYSVLSGLAMGMEPICGQAFGAKRLSVLGITLQRTVLLLLLTSIPISLLWLNMKSILLFCRQDESISVQAQSYLLYSVPDLLAQSLLHPLRIYLRSQSINLPLTFCASISIFLHIPINYFLVIHLGLGIKGVALSAVWTNFNLVASLVIYIIYSGVYRDTWGGYSLECFREWRPLLSLAVPSCISVCLEWWWYEIMILLCGLLLNPRATVASMGILIQTTAFIYIFPSSLSFSVSTRVGNELGANRPAKARLAASVGIGLSFVLGCSALLFAVTVRNHWARMFTEDGEIAALTLTVLPIIGLCELGNCPQTTGCGVLRGSARPKIGANINLGCFYLVGMPVAVGLAFYCHLDFRGLWLGLLAAQASCMATMLVVLRRTDWEHQAMRAQELTKAKACVAVDDGGDEVEEEEGIKKNKMKHNDGELKEVDDSPV from the coding sequence ATGTGTCAGCAAACATGTCCTCCTCTGCTCTGCAAATGCGAGAACATCAAGAAATCATCTTACCTTCTCTCGGTGGAGGACCAAGAAGTGAACACTCCAGACCAAGAAGTGAACACTCCACTGGTCCTCAAAGCCTCACCGGCTCCTCCGCAACCACCCAACAGCACCCGTTTCCCACTCGCGCAGGCCGTCGAGGAGGCCAGGTCCATCTGCCGCATAGCCCTCCCCATGATCCTCACCGGCCTTCTCCTCTACTCACGCTGCATGATCTCGATGCTCTTCCTTGGCCGCCTCGGCGGActcaccctcgccggcggctCCCTTGCCATTGGCTTCGCAAACATCACTGGCTACTCAGTACTCTCCGGCCTCGCAATGGGCATGGAGCCCATCTGCGGCCAGGCCTTTGGTGCCAAGCGGCTTTCCGTCTTGGGCATCACCCTCCAAAGGACCGTCCTCTTGCTCCTCCTGACCTCAATCCCAATCTCTCTCCTCTGGCTCAACATGAAGTCCATCCTGCTGTTCTGCCGCCAGGACGAGTCCATCTCGGTCCAAGCTCAGTCCTATCTTCTCTACTCCGTCCCTGACCTTTTGGCTCAATCTCTGCTTCACCCACTGAGGATCTACCTGAGAAGCCAATCCATCAACCTCCCCCTCACCTTCTGTGCCTCTATCTCCATTTTCCTCCACATACCTATCAACTACTTCCTTGTCATACACCTTGGCCTCGGCATCAAAGGCGTCGCACTCAGTGCCGTCTGGACCAACTTCAACCTCGTGGCATCTCTGGTGATCTACATCATCTACTCAGGCGTCTACAGGGACACCTGGGGTGGCTACTCACTAGAGTGCTTCAGGGAATGGAGGCCCCTCCTCAGCCTCGCCGTCCCAAGCTGCATCTCAGTGTGCCTCGAGTGGTGGTGGTACGAGATCATGATCCTGCTTTGCGGCCTTTTGCTTAACCCTAGGGCAACCGTTGCATCAATGGGAATACTGATACAGACAACTGCGTTCATCTACATATTCCCGTCGTCACTCAGCTTCAGCGTATCAACAAGGGTCGGGAATGAGCTCGGCGCAAACCGCCCTGCAAAGGCACGGCTCGCAGCATCCGTCGGGATTGGGCTCAGCTTTGTCCTAGGTTGTTCGGCATTGCTCTTCGCTGTGACAGTGAGGAACCATTGGGCTAGGATGTTCACTGAGGATGGGGAAATTGCGGCATTGACATTAACGGTGCTACCAATCATTGGACTGTGCGAGCTTGGGAACTGTCCACAGACGACTGGCTGCGGCGTGCTGCGAGGAAGCGCAAGGCCCAAGATCGGTGCTAACATAAACTTGGGGTGTTTCTACCTGGTCGGGATGCCGGTAGCAGTTGGGCTTGCATTCTATTGCCATTTGGACTTCCGAGGTTTGTGGCTGGGGCTTTTGGCGGCACAAGCATCGTGCATGGCGACTATGTTGGTGGTGCTAAGGCGTACGGACTGGGAACACCAGGCCATGAGAGCTCAAGAGCTAACCAAGGCCAAGGCTTGTGTTGCTGTAGATGATGGTGGTGatgaagttgaggaagaagaaggtataaagaagaacaagatgaagcaCAATGATGGTGAACTTAAGGAAGTTGATGACTCACCCGTTTGA